One Manihot esculenta cultivar AM560-2 chromosome 6, M.esculenta_v8, whole genome shotgun sequence DNA segment encodes these proteins:
- the LOC110617804 gene encoding UDP-glycosyltransferase 88F3, whose amino-acid sequence MQNEQQLKMRDTIVLCPAPTMGHVVSMVELGKLILHRYGHRFSITIFLITVEFFETPGLVSYINAISQTYPSISFRRYPPVSYDTTLNRSKPAVLFECILLNKPNFLDSLQEISKKDKISAFVIDLFCTSALSLGKDLKIPTYYFFTSGAGCLSAFLYFPKIHEQYDENFKDLANTVLYFPNLPPLKAIHMPEPMLLRDDPSYYDLLYFCSNLPKADGIIVNSFNDLEPEEEEKIYLFDFKI is encoded by the coding sequence ATGCAAAACGAACAGCAACTAAAGATGCGAGACACTATTGTCCTGTGCCCAGCTCCAACCATGGGCCATGTAGTCTCCATGGTAGAGCTAGGCAAGCTTATCCTCCACCGCTACGGCCACCGCTTCTCCATCACCATCTTCCTTATCACTGTTGAATTCTTCGAAACCCCAGGCCTTGTTTCATACATCAACGCCATCTCTCAAACCTACCCTTCTATCTCCTTCCGTCGTTATCCTCCTGTCTCCTACGACACAACTCTCAATCGCAGCAAGCCTGCCGTACTCTTTGAGTGCATACTCCTCAACAAGCCTAACTTTCTTGATTCCCTTCAAGAAATCTCCAAGAAAGATAAAATCTCTGCTTTTGTTATTGATCTCTTCTGCACTTCTGCTCTTTCTCTGGGTAAAGATCTAAAAATCCCCACTTACTATTTTTTCACTTCTGGTGCTGGTTGTCTTTCTGCCTTCTTATATTTCCCTAAAATCCATGAACAATACGATGAGAACTTCAAAGATCTTGCAAACACTGTCCTTTATTTCCCTAACTTGCCACCTCTTAAAGCTATTCACATGCCGGAACCGATGCTATTAAGAGATGATCCTTCCTATTATGACTTGCTATACTTCTGTTCGAATCTCCCAAAAGCTGATGGAATTATTGTTAATTCCTTCAACGATCTGGAgccagaagaggaagagaaaaTCTAtctttttgattttaaaatataa
- the LOC110618247 gene encoding xylose isomerase isoform X1 codes for MCLIFGISLKKMSKMKVGKILLFLLCLNIVTFVVIADGPPTCPADLGDECDDSDEWKGEFFPGIPKIKYEGPSSKNPLAFKWYNAEEEILGKKMKDWMRFSVAFWHTFRGTGGDPFGSPTKYWPWEDGTNSLAMAKRRMRANFEFLDKLGVDKWCFHDRDIAPEGKTLEESNANLDEVVALAKELQGSKIRPLWGTAQLFLHPRYMHGAATSSHVGVYAYAAAQVKKAIEVTHYLGGENYVFWGGREGYQSLLNTNMERELDHLARFMEGAVAYKKKIGFNGTLLIEPKPQEPTKHQYDWDAATAANFLRKYGLLGEFKLNIECNHATLSGHSCHHELETARINGLLGNIDANTGDPQIGWDTDQFMTDIAEATLVMLSVIKNGGLAPGGFNFDAKLRRESTDVEDLFIAHIGGMDTLARGLQNAAKLIEDGSLAELVRKRYESFDSEIGRQIEAGKADFEMLEKKAFEWGEPKVASAKQELAEMIFQSAL; via the exons ATGTGTTTAATTTTTGG AATCAGTTTGAAAAAAATGAGCAAAATGAAGGTTGGAAAGATATTGCTTTTTCTCCTCTGCTTGAACATAGTCACCTTTGTAGTG ATTGCTGATGGTCCACCTACATGCCCTGCTGACCTTGGTGATGAATGCGATGATTCTGATGAATGGAAAGGGGAATTCTTCCCTGGTATTCCTAAAATTAAGTATGAG GGCCCTTCGAGCAAGAATCCACTTGCATTCAAATGGTATAATGCAGAAGAGGAGATACTTGGGAAGAAAATGAAG GATTGGATGAGATTTAGTGTTGCATTTTGGCATACATTCCGCGGGACAGGGGGTGATCCATTTGGTTCACCAACTAAATATTGGCCTTGGGAGGATGGTACCAATTCATTGGCCATGGCCAAAAGAAGAA TGAGAGCCAATTTTGAGTTCCTGGACAAGCTTGGAGTTGATAAGTGGTGTTTCCATGATAGGGATATAGCCCCTGAGGGAAAAACTCTTGAG GAAAGTAATGCAAACTTGGATGAAGTGGTGGCCCTTGCCAAAGAGCTTCAG GGATCCAAGATCCGTCCTTTGTGGGGCACAGCCCAGCTTTTTTTGCATCCTCGTTACATGCATGGTGCTGCTACTAG CTCACATGTAGGTGTATATGCTTATGCTGCAGCTCAAGTTAAGAAAGCAATTGAG GTCACTCACTACCTAGGAGGAGAAAATTATGTCTTCTGGGGTGGACGTGAGGGATATCAGTCTCTCTTGAACACAAATATGGAAAGAGAACTTGATCATCTG GCAAGGTTTATGGAAGGAGCTGTTGCCTACAAGAAGAAGATTGGATTCAATG GAACTCTGCTAATTGAGCCCAAGCCACAAGAACCTACCAAACATCa GTATGATTGGGATGCAGCAACAGCAGCTAATTTCTTGCGAAAATATGGACTTTTAG GAGAATTCAAGCTCAATATTGAGTGTAACCATGCCACTCTTTCTGGTCACAG CTGTCATCATGAGCTTGAAACTGCAAGAATCAATGGTTTACTTGGAAATATTGATGCAAATACTGGTGACCCTCAGATTG GATGGGATACAGATCAGTTCATGACAGATATTGCAGAGGCAACTTTGGTTATGCTTAGTGTGATAAAAAAT GGAGGATTGGCTCCCGGAGGATTCAATTTCGACGCCAAATT GCGACGAGAGAGTACAGATGTGGAAGATCTGTTCATTGCTCATATTGGTGGAATGGATACATTGGCTCGTGGACTACAAAATGCAGCTAAGTTAATTGAG GATGGTTCTTTGGCTGAGCTTGTACGCAAGCGCTACGAGAGTTTTGACTCGGAAATTGGCAGACAAATAGAG GCTGGTAAGGCTGATTTTGAAATGCTTGAGAAGAAGGCCTTCGAATGGGGTGAGCCAAAGGTTGCTTCAGCTAAACAG GAACTTGCAGAGATGATTTTCCAGTCTGCACTATAG
- the LOC110618247 gene encoding xylose isomerase isoform X2 — protein sequence MSKMKVGKILLFLLCLNIVTFVVIADGPPTCPADLGDECDDSDEWKGEFFPGIPKIKYEGPSSKNPLAFKWYNAEEEILGKKMKDWMRFSVAFWHTFRGTGGDPFGSPTKYWPWEDGTNSLAMAKRRMRANFEFLDKLGVDKWCFHDRDIAPEGKTLEESNANLDEVVALAKELQGSKIRPLWGTAQLFLHPRYMHGAATSSHVGVYAYAAAQVKKAIEVTHYLGGENYVFWGGREGYQSLLNTNMERELDHLARFMEGAVAYKKKIGFNGTLLIEPKPQEPTKHQYDWDAATAANFLRKYGLLGEFKLNIECNHATLSGHSCHHELETARINGLLGNIDANTGDPQIGWDTDQFMTDIAEATLVMLSVIKNGGLAPGGFNFDAKLRRESTDVEDLFIAHIGGMDTLARGLQNAAKLIEDGSLAELVRKRYESFDSEIGRQIEAGKADFEMLEKKAFEWGEPKVASAKQELAEMIFQSAL from the exons ATGAGCAAAATGAAGGTTGGAAAGATATTGCTTTTTCTCCTCTGCTTGAACATAGTCACCTTTGTAGTG ATTGCTGATGGTCCACCTACATGCCCTGCTGACCTTGGTGATGAATGCGATGATTCTGATGAATGGAAAGGGGAATTCTTCCCTGGTATTCCTAAAATTAAGTATGAG GGCCCTTCGAGCAAGAATCCACTTGCATTCAAATGGTATAATGCAGAAGAGGAGATACTTGGGAAGAAAATGAAG GATTGGATGAGATTTAGTGTTGCATTTTGGCATACATTCCGCGGGACAGGGGGTGATCCATTTGGTTCACCAACTAAATATTGGCCTTGGGAGGATGGTACCAATTCATTGGCCATGGCCAAAAGAAGAA TGAGAGCCAATTTTGAGTTCCTGGACAAGCTTGGAGTTGATAAGTGGTGTTTCCATGATAGGGATATAGCCCCTGAGGGAAAAACTCTTGAG GAAAGTAATGCAAACTTGGATGAAGTGGTGGCCCTTGCCAAAGAGCTTCAG GGATCCAAGATCCGTCCTTTGTGGGGCACAGCCCAGCTTTTTTTGCATCCTCGTTACATGCATGGTGCTGCTACTAG CTCACATGTAGGTGTATATGCTTATGCTGCAGCTCAAGTTAAGAAAGCAATTGAG GTCACTCACTACCTAGGAGGAGAAAATTATGTCTTCTGGGGTGGACGTGAGGGATATCAGTCTCTCTTGAACACAAATATGGAAAGAGAACTTGATCATCTG GCAAGGTTTATGGAAGGAGCTGTTGCCTACAAGAAGAAGATTGGATTCAATG GAACTCTGCTAATTGAGCCCAAGCCACAAGAACCTACCAAACATCa GTATGATTGGGATGCAGCAACAGCAGCTAATTTCTTGCGAAAATATGGACTTTTAG GAGAATTCAAGCTCAATATTGAGTGTAACCATGCCACTCTTTCTGGTCACAG CTGTCATCATGAGCTTGAAACTGCAAGAATCAATGGTTTACTTGGAAATATTGATGCAAATACTGGTGACCCTCAGATTG GATGGGATACAGATCAGTTCATGACAGATATTGCAGAGGCAACTTTGGTTATGCTTAGTGTGATAAAAAAT GGAGGATTGGCTCCCGGAGGATTCAATTTCGACGCCAAATT GCGACGAGAGAGTACAGATGTGGAAGATCTGTTCATTGCTCATATTGGTGGAATGGATACATTGGCTCGTGGACTACAAAATGCAGCTAAGTTAATTGAG GATGGTTCTTTGGCTGAGCTTGTACGCAAGCGCTACGAGAGTTTTGACTCGGAAATTGGCAGACAAATAGAG GCTGGTAAGGCTGATTTTGAAATGCTTGAGAAGAAGGCCTTCGAATGGGGTGAGCCAAAGGTTGCTTCAGCTAAACAG GAACTTGCAGAGATGATTTTCCAGTCTGCACTATAG